One genomic window of Magnolia sinica isolate HGM2019 chromosome 3, MsV1, whole genome shotgun sequence includes the following:
- the LOC131239065 gene encoding uncharacterized protein LOC131239065 — protein MTRGKKKVVAVELEQTRSSSLLHAESAQELSNKIQTLEKKQPSSSVIVVVQAMMEETEPPFTSTIMDEVMPQRFRIPLVIQYSGSGDPSEHVEAYRSWMQIQTVTDAMMCRRFFITLTGSARSWYRQLKPNFIGSFTDLSRLFLTQFISGKRSRKPNTHLFAIKQEPKESLKDYIARFNEEALLVEDYDDKMTLAAVFSGLKEGKFTFSIGKNLPKTLAELVTRAQKYTNAEEFSNTRKNVQVTEPNGKGKRPRNEETQPSSKGLDDCTPRDRRSSRKPKGNRSYTPLNTSAEQILLDIRGCKLLNWPICMRADPDHQDKHKYCRLHRDHGHNTTDYVDLKDEIETLIRKGHVCRYTKEERTARKEEREREQEQPNNTMEEPAEIRTIFEGSSGGGDSNRARKAHSRKSDPEHYVHLTERPSKELRVNPCSLTFTEEDVRGIQHWHDDALVVTMTIANRKVYRIVVDIGSSTNVIYSEAFERMRIPRSHLRPMKTPCTALPKKK, from the exons ATGACGAGGGGAAAGAAGAAAGTGGTAGCTGTGGAACTAGAGCAGACTCGTTCTTCTTCATTACTTCACGCTGAATCAGCCCAGG AGCTCAGCAACAAGATTCAGACACTGGAAAAGAAGCAACCATCGTCGTCAGTTATTGTGGTTGTTcaagcaatgatggaagagaccgagcctcctttCACCTCTACAATCATGGACGAGGTGATGCCACAGAGGTTTCGGATACCTCTCGTCATTCAGTACTCTGGGTCTGGTGACCCATCCGAGCACGTGGAGGCTTATCGTTCATGGATGCAAATCCAAACGGTAACGGATGCGATGATGTGTAGGAGATTTTTTATCACCCTTACAGGAtccgctcggagttggtaccGACAGCTTAAACCTAATTTCATCGGTTCCTTCACAGATTTAAGTCgactattccttacccaattcataagtggtaagaggAGTCGAAAACCCAATACTCACTTGTTCGCCATCAAGCAAGAGCCGAAGGAGTCGTTGAAGGACTACATTGCtcgcttcaatgaggaagcaTTACTAGTAGAAGATTATGATGACAAGATGACACTCGCTGCCGTGTTCAGCGGCCTGAAAGAAGGAAAATTCACTTTCTCCATTGGAAAGAATCTACCGAAGACGTTAGCAGAACTCGTTACCAGAGCTCAAAAGTATACTAACGCCGAGGAATTCTCCAATACCCGTAAAAATGTTCAAGTAACAGAACCGAATGGTAAGGGGAAGAGGCCAAGGAACGAAGAAACTCAGCCGTCCAGCAAAGGACTAGATGACTGTACCCCTCGTGATCGTCGTTCGAGCAGAAAGCCGAAAGGTAACCGttcctacactcccctcaacacatCAGCTGAACAGATTCTGTTAGACATCAGAGGGTGCAAGCTtctgaattggcccatttgtatGAGGGCCGACCCGGATCATCAAGATAAACATAAGTATTGCCGTCTTCACCGAGATCACGGCCACAACACGACCGACTATGTAGATCTCAAAgatgagatcgagaccctcatTCGTAAGGGGCATGTGTGTCGATACACTAAGGAAGAAAGAACCGCTCGGAAAGAGGAGCGAGAGCGGGAGCAAGAACAGCCGAATAACACCATGGAAGAGCCAGCCGAAATTCGTACCATCTTCGAGGGCTCGTCTGGTGGAGGAGATTCGAACAGGGCTCGGAAAGCCCACTCTCGGAAGTCTGATCCGGAACACTATGTCCACTTGACCGAGCGGCCCAGTAAGGAACTTCGGGTCAACCCGTGCAGTCTGACCTTCACGGAAGAAGATGTGCGTGGAATCCAGCATTGGCACGACGATGCCCTGGTAGTTACTATGACCATAGCGAACCGCAAAGTATATCGCATCGTGGTCGACATTGGAAGCTCGACCAACGTAATCTACTCCGAAGCCTTCGAAAGAATGAGGATTCCGAGGTCCCACCTCAGACCCATGAAGACCCCTTGCACGGCTTTACCGAAAAAAAAGTAA
- the LOC131240618 gene encoding uncharacterized protein LOC131240618 isoform X5 produces MLSISSCPSAITTTSATRLLLLKPPVLAFPFRPKFPINDNSTFLLRAEMSSSSSLSSSMVYADVPSPLPALPEKRIVVGCGAVGLDFLATVATYPKPDDKIRSTSLKVQGGGNTGNALTSAARLGLTPRVISKVANDGQGRSVLEELEADGVDTSYMVVAEEGNSPFTYVIVDNETYSGILPVQATRMQIPILIDAERKREGLDDLLNHADYVVCSAKFPQAWTTAPSVPSALVSMMLRLPHLKFVIVTLGGDGCIMLERSSNEEPESKEIDVDSLLESLKLKIDSTKAIPTCLSSKSKMRLSAGGIGTVSGKLLVGTAEKIPPSELIDTTGAGDAFIGVILYAICAGMPPETMLPFAAQVAAAGCRSLGARTGLPRRTDPRLAPFLH; encoded by the exons ATGCTTTCTATTTCCTCATGTCCCAGCGCAATCACCACAACTTCAGCAACTAGGCTGCTGCTACTGAAACCTCCTGTCTTAGCATTCCCTTTCCGCCCCAAATTCCCTATTAATGACAACTCAACCTTCCTCCTCAG GGCTGAGatgtcgtcgtcgtcgtcgttgTCATCATCGATGGTGTATGCAGATGTTCCATCTCCTCTCCCTGCCTTGCCAGAGAAACGGATAGTC GTAGGTTGTGGTGCAGTTGGCTTGGACTTCTTGGCTACCGTGGCTACATATCCTAAACCCGACGATAAGATACGCAGCACGAGCTTGAAG GTTCAAGGAGGTGGCAATACAGGGAATGCTTTAACTAGTGCCGCACGTTTGGGTCTGACCCCGAGGGTGATTTCTAAG GTTGCTAATGATGGTCAGGGGAGAAGTGTGCTGGAAGAACTAGAAGCTGATGGTGTAGATACTTCTTATATGGTG GTCGCGGAGGAGGGAAATTCACCATTTACTTATGTTATTGTTGACAATGAAAC CTACTCTGGAATTCTTCCAGTGCAGGCAACCCGCATGCAAATACCCATCTTAATTGATGCAGAAAGGAAGAGGGAGGGTTTGGATGATCTTCTTAATCATGCAGATTATGTCGTGTGCTCTGCAAAATTTCCTCAG GCATGGACAACAGCCCCATCAGTTCCAAGTGCACTAGTATCCATGATGCTGAGATTACCACATCTCAAATTTGTAATTGTGACCCTTGGAGGGGATGGCTGTATAATGCTTGAGAGAAGCTCAAATG AAGAGCCAGAATCAAAAGAAATAGATGTAGACAGCTTACTGGAGTCATTGAAGCTGAAGATCGACAGTACTAAGGCCATTCCAACATGTCTCTCATCCAAG TCGAAGATGAGGCTGAGTGCTGGTGGGATTGGTACAGTGAGTGGGAAGTTACTTGTGGGAACGGCAGAGAAGATACCGCCTTCAGAACTCATTGACACCACTGGTGCTGGAGATGCATTTATTGGGGTAATCCTTTATG CTATTTGTGCAGGAATGCCACCGGAGACCATGTTGCCCTTTGCAGCTCAAGTG GCAGCTGCTGGATGTAGGTCTCTTGGTGCTCGGACAGGTCTCCCCAGGCGCACAGACCCACGCTTGGCTCCATTTCTACATTAG
- the LOC131240618 gene encoding uncharacterized protein LOC131240618 isoform X3 gives MLSISSCPSAITTTSATRLLLLKPPVLAFPFRPKFPINDNSTFLLRAEMSSSSSLSSSMVYADVPSPLPALPEKRIVVGCGAVGLDFLATVATYPKPDDKIRSTSLKVQGGGNTGNALTSAARLGLTPRVISKVANDGQGRSVLEELEADGVDTSYMVVAEEGNSPFTYVIVDNETKTRTCIHTPGHPPMTPGDLLQSSLFSALDGARLVYFDGRLHETALVIAKEATRMQIPILIDAERKREGLDDLLNHADYVVCSAKFPQAWTTAPSVPSALVSMMLRLPHLKFVIVTLGGDGCIMLERSSNEPESKEIDVDSLLESLKLKIDSTKAIPTCLSSKSKMRLSAGGIGTVSGKLLVGTAEKIPPSELIDTTGAGDAFIGVILYAICAGMPPETMLPFAAQVAAAGCRSLGARTGLPRRTDPRLAPFLH, from the exons ATGCTTTCTATTTCCTCATGTCCCAGCGCAATCACCACAACTTCAGCAACTAGGCTGCTGCTACTGAAACCTCCTGTCTTAGCATTCCCTTTCCGCCCCAAATTCCCTATTAATGACAACTCAACCTTCCTCCTCAG GGCTGAGatgtcgtcgtcgtcgtcgttgTCATCATCGATGGTGTATGCAGATGTTCCATCTCCTCTCCCTGCCTTGCCAGAGAAACGGATAGTC GTAGGTTGTGGTGCAGTTGGCTTGGACTTCTTGGCTACCGTGGCTACATATCCTAAACCCGACGATAAGATACGCAGCACGAGCTTGAAG GTTCAAGGAGGTGGCAATACAGGGAATGCTTTAACTAGTGCCGCACGTTTGGGTCTGACCCCGAGGGTGATTTCTAAG GTTGCTAATGATGGTCAGGGGAGAAGTGTGCTGGAAGAACTAGAAGCTGATGGTGTAGATACTTCTTATATGGTG GTCGCGGAGGAGGGAAATTCACCATTTACTTATGTTATTGTTGACAATGAAAC GAAAACTCGTACTTGTATTCATACTCCTGGACACCCTCCCATGACTCCAGGTGACCTTTTGCAATCAAGTTTGTTCTCTGCATTGGACGGTGCAAGACTTGTCTATTTTGATGGAAGATTGCATGAGACTGCTTTAGTTATTGCAAAAGAG GCAACCCGCATGCAAATACCCATCTTAATTGATGCAGAAAGGAAGAGGGAGGGTTTGGATGATCTTCTTAATCATGCAGATTATGTCGTGTGCTCTGCAAAATTTCCTCAG GCATGGACAACAGCCCCATCAGTTCCAAGTGCACTAGTATCCATGATGCTGAGATTACCACATCTCAAATTTGTAATTGTGACCCTTGGAGGGGATGGCTGTATAATGCTTGAGAGAAGCTCAAATG AGCCAGAATCAAAAGAAATAGATGTAGACAGCTTACTGGAGTCATTGAAGCTGAAGATCGACAGTACTAAGGCCATTCCAACATGTCTCTCATCCAAG TCGAAGATGAGGCTGAGTGCTGGTGGGATTGGTACAGTGAGTGGGAAGTTACTTGTGGGAACGGCAGAGAAGATACCGCCTTCAGAACTCATTGACACCACTGGTGCTGGAGATGCATTTATTGGGGTAATCCTTTATG CTATTTGTGCAGGAATGCCACCGGAGACCATGTTGCCCTTTGCAGCTCAAGTG GCAGCTGCTGGATGTAGGTCTCTTGGTGCTCGGACAGGTCTCCCCAGGCGCACAGACCCACGCTTGGCTCCATTTCTACATTAG
- the LOC131240618 gene encoding uncharacterized protein LOC131240618 isoform X1 yields the protein MLSISSCPSAITTTSATRLLLLKPPVLAFPFRPKFPINDNSTFLLRAEMSSSSSLSSSMVYADVPSPLPALPEKRIVVGCGAVGLDFLATVATYPKPDDKIRSTSLKVQGGGNTGNALTSAARLGLTPRVISKVANDGQGRSVLEELEADGVDTSYMVVAEEGNSPFTYVIVDNETKTRTCIHTPGHPPMTPGDLLQSSLFSALDGARLVYFDGRLHETALVIAKEATRMQIPILIDAERKREGLDDLLNHADYVVCSAKFPQAWTTAPSVPSALVSMMLRLPHLKFVIVTLGGDGCIMLERSSNEEPESKEIDVDSLLESLKLKIDSTKAIPTCLSSKSKMRLSAGGIGTVSGKLLVGTAEKIPPSELIDTTGAGDAFIGVILYAICAGMPPETMLPFAAQVAAAGCRSLGARTGLPRRTDPRLAPFLH from the exons ATGCTTTCTATTTCCTCATGTCCCAGCGCAATCACCACAACTTCAGCAACTAGGCTGCTGCTACTGAAACCTCCTGTCTTAGCATTCCCTTTCCGCCCCAAATTCCCTATTAATGACAACTCAACCTTCCTCCTCAG GGCTGAGatgtcgtcgtcgtcgtcgttgTCATCATCGATGGTGTATGCAGATGTTCCATCTCCTCTCCCTGCCTTGCCAGAGAAACGGATAGTC GTAGGTTGTGGTGCAGTTGGCTTGGACTTCTTGGCTACCGTGGCTACATATCCTAAACCCGACGATAAGATACGCAGCACGAGCTTGAAG GTTCAAGGAGGTGGCAATACAGGGAATGCTTTAACTAGTGCCGCACGTTTGGGTCTGACCCCGAGGGTGATTTCTAAG GTTGCTAATGATGGTCAGGGGAGAAGTGTGCTGGAAGAACTAGAAGCTGATGGTGTAGATACTTCTTATATGGTG GTCGCGGAGGAGGGAAATTCACCATTTACTTATGTTATTGTTGACAATGAAAC GAAAACTCGTACTTGTATTCATACTCCTGGACACCCTCCCATGACTCCAGGTGACCTTTTGCAATCAAGTTTGTTCTCTGCATTGGACGGTGCAAGACTTGTCTATTTTGATGGAAGATTGCATGAGACTGCTTTAGTTATTGCAAAAGAG GCAACCCGCATGCAAATACCCATCTTAATTGATGCAGAAAGGAAGAGGGAGGGTTTGGATGATCTTCTTAATCATGCAGATTATGTCGTGTGCTCTGCAAAATTTCCTCAG GCATGGACAACAGCCCCATCAGTTCCAAGTGCACTAGTATCCATGATGCTGAGATTACCACATCTCAAATTTGTAATTGTGACCCTTGGAGGGGATGGCTGTATAATGCTTGAGAGAAGCTCAAATG AAGAGCCAGAATCAAAAGAAATAGATGTAGACAGCTTACTGGAGTCATTGAAGCTGAAGATCGACAGTACTAAGGCCATTCCAACATGTCTCTCATCCAAG TCGAAGATGAGGCTGAGTGCTGGTGGGATTGGTACAGTGAGTGGGAAGTTACTTGTGGGAACGGCAGAGAAGATACCGCCTTCAGAACTCATTGACACCACTGGTGCTGGAGATGCATTTATTGGGGTAATCCTTTATG CTATTTGTGCAGGAATGCCACCGGAGACCATGTTGCCCTTTGCAGCTCAAGTG GCAGCTGCTGGATGTAGGTCTCTTGGTGCTCGGACAGGTCTCCCCAGGCGCACAGACCCACGCTTGGCTCCATTTCTACATTAG
- the LOC131240618 gene encoding uncharacterized protein LOC131240618 isoform X2 yields MLSISSCPSAITTTSATRLLLLKPPVLAFPFRPKFPINDNSTFLLRAEMSSSSSLSSSMVYADVPSPLPALPEKRIVVGCGAVGLDFLATVATYPKPDDKIRSTSLKVQGGGNTGNALTSAARLGLTPRVISKVANDGQGRSVLEELEADGVDTSYMVAEEGNSPFTYVIVDNETKTRTCIHTPGHPPMTPGDLLQSSLFSALDGARLVYFDGRLHETALVIAKEATRMQIPILIDAERKREGLDDLLNHADYVVCSAKFPQAWTTAPSVPSALVSMMLRLPHLKFVIVTLGGDGCIMLERSSNEEPESKEIDVDSLLESLKLKIDSTKAIPTCLSSKSKMRLSAGGIGTVSGKLLVGTAEKIPPSELIDTTGAGDAFIGVILYAICAGMPPETMLPFAAQVAAAGCRSLGARTGLPRRTDPRLAPFLH; encoded by the exons ATGCTTTCTATTTCCTCATGTCCCAGCGCAATCACCACAACTTCAGCAACTAGGCTGCTGCTACTGAAACCTCCTGTCTTAGCATTCCCTTTCCGCCCCAAATTCCCTATTAATGACAACTCAACCTTCCTCCTCAG GGCTGAGatgtcgtcgtcgtcgtcgttgTCATCATCGATGGTGTATGCAGATGTTCCATCTCCTCTCCCTGCCTTGCCAGAGAAACGGATAGTC GTAGGTTGTGGTGCAGTTGGCTTGGACTTCTTGGCTACCGTGGCTACATATCCTAAACCCGACGATAAGATACGCAGCACGAGCTTGAAG GTTCAAGGAGGTGGCAATACAGGGAATGCTTTAACTAGTGCCGCACGTTTGGGTCTGACCCCGAGGGTGATTTCTAAG GTTGCTAATGATGGTCAGGGGAGAAGTGTGCTGGAAGAACTAGAAGCTGATGGTGTAGATACTTCTTATATG GTCGCGGAGGAGGGAAATTCACCATTTACTTATGTTATTGTTGACAATGAAAC GAAAACTCGTACTTGTATTCATACTCCTGGACACCCTCCCATGACTCCAGGTGACCTTTTGCAATCAAGTTTGTTCTCTGCATTGGACGGTGCAAGACTTGTCTATTTTGATGGAAGATTGCATGAGACTGCTTTAGTTATTGCAAAAGAG GCAACCCGCATGCAAATACCCATCTTAATTGATGCAGAAAGGAAGAGGGAGGGTTTGGATGATCTTCTTAATCATGCAGATTATGTCGTGTGCTCTGCAAAATTTCCTCAG GCATGGACAACAGCCCCATCAGTTCCAAGTGCACTAGTATCCATGATGCTGAGATTACCACATCTCAAATTTGTAATTGTGACCCTTGGAGGGGATGGCTGTATAATGCTTGAGAGAAGCTCAAATG AAGAGCCAGAATCAAAAGAAATAGATGTAGACAGCTTACTGGAGTCATTGAAGCTGAAGATCGACAGTACTAAGGCCATTCCAACATGTCTCTCATCCAAG TCGAAGATGAGGCTGAGTGCTGGTGGGATTGGTACAGTGAGTGGGAAGTTACTTGTGGGAACGGCAGAGAAGATACCGCCTTCAGAACTCATTGACACCACTGGTGCTGGAGATGCATTTATTGGGGTAATCCTTTATG CTATTTGTGCAGGAATGCCACCGGAGACCATGTTGCCCTTTGCAGCTCAAGTG GCAGCTGCTGGATGTAGGTCTCTTGGTGCTCGGACAGGTCTCCCCAGGCGCACAGACCCACGCTTGGCTCCATTTCTACATTAG
- the LOC131240618 gene encoding uncharacterized protein LOC131240618 isoform X7 has translation MLSISSCPSAITTTSATRLLLLKPPVLAFPFRPKFPINDNSTFLLRAEMSSSSSLSSSMVYADVPSPLPALPEKRIVVGCGAVGLDFLATVATYPKPDDKIRSTSLKVQGGGNTGNALTSAARLGLTPRVISKVAEEGNSPFTYVIVDNETYSGILPVQATRMQIPILIDAERKREGLDDLLNHADYVVCSAKFPQAWTTAPSVPSALVSMMLRLPHLKFVIVTLGGDGCIMLERSSNEEPESKEIDVDSLLESLKLKIDSTKAIPTCLSSKSKMRLSAGGIGTVSGKLLVGTAEKIPPSELIDTTGAGDAFIGVILYAICAGMPPETMLPFAAQVAAAGCRSLGARTGLPRRTDPRLAPFLH, from the exons ATGCTTTCTATTTCCTCATGTCCCAGCGCAATCACCACAACTTCAGCAACTAGGCTGCTGCTACTGAAACCTCCTGTCTTAGCATTCCCTTTCCGCCCCAAATTCCCTATTAATGACAACTCAACCTTCCTCCTCAG GGCTGAGatgtcgtcgtcgtcgtcgttgTCATCATCGATGGTGTATGCAGATGTTCCATCTCCTCTCCCTGCCTTGCCAGAGAAACGGATAGTC GTAGGTTGTGGTGCAGTTGGCTTGGACTTCTTGGCTACCGTGGCTACATATCCTAAACCCGACGATAAGATACGCAGCACGAGCTTGAAG GTTCAAGGAGGTGGCAATACAGGGAATGCTTTAACTAGTGCCGCACGTTTGGGTCTGACCCCGAGGGTGATTTCTAAG GTCGCGGAGGAGGGAAATTCACCATTTACTTATGTTATTGTTGACAATGAAAC CTACTCTGGAATTCTTCCAGTGCAGGCAACCCGCATGCAAATACCCATCTTAATTGATGCAGAAAGGAAGAGGGAGGGTTTGGATGATCTTCTTAATCATGCAGATTATGTCGTGTGCTCTGCAAAATTTCCTCAG GCATGGACAACAGCCCCATCAGTTCCAAGTGCACTAGTATCCATGATGCTGAGATTACCACATCTCAAATTTGTAATTGTGACCCTTGGAGGGGATGGCTGTATAATGCTTGAGAGAAGCTCAAATG AAGAGCCAGAATCAAAAGAAATAGATGTAGACAGCTTACTGGAGTCATTGAAGCTGAAGATCGACAGTACTAAGGCCATTCCAACATGTCTCTCATCCAAG TCGAAGATGAGGCTGAGTGCTGGTGGGATTGGTACAGTGAGTGGGAAGTTACTTGTGGGAACGGCAGAGAAGATACCGCCTTCAGAACTCATTGACACCACTGGTGCTGGAGATGCATTTATTGGGGTAATCCTTTATG CTATTTGTGCAGGAATGCCACCGGAGACCATGTTGCCCTTTGCAGCTCAAGTG GCAGCTGCTGGATGTAGGTCTCTTGGTGCTCGGACAGGTCTCCCCAGGCGCACAGACCCACGCTTGGCTCCATTTCTACATTAG
- the LOC131240618 gene encoding uncharacterized protein LOC131240618 isoform X6, translating into MLSISSCPSAITTTSATRLLLLKPPVLAFPFRPKFPINDNSTFLLRAEMSSSSSLSSSMVYADVPSPLPALPEKRIVVGCGAVGLDFLATVATYPKPDDKIRSTSLKVQGGGNTGNALTSAARLGLTPRVISKVANDGQGRSVLEELEADGVDTSYMVAEEGNSPFTYVIVDNETYSGILPVQATRMQIPILIDAERKREGLDDLLNHADYVVCSAKFPQAWTTAPSVPSALVSMMLRLPHLKFVIVTLGGDGCIMLERSSNEEPESKEIDVDSLLESLKLKIDSTKAIPTCLSSKSKMRLSAGGIGTVSGKLLVGTAEKIPPSELIDTTGAGDAFIGVILYAICAGMPPETMLPFAAQVAAAGCRSLGARTGLPRRTDPRLAPFLH; encoded by the exons ATGCTTTCTATTTCCTCATGTCCCAGCGCAATCACCACAACTTCAGCAACTAGGCTGCTGCTACTGAAACCTCCTGTCTTAGCATTCCCTTTCCGCCCCAAATTCCCTATTAATGACAACTCAACCTTCCTCCTCAG GGCTGAGatgtcgtcgtcgtcgtcgttgTCATCATCGATGGTGTATGCAGATGTTCCATCTCCTCTCCCTGCCTTGCCAGAGAAACGGATAGTC GTAGGTTGTGGTGCAGTTGGCTTGGACTTCTTGGCTACCGTGGCTACATATCCTAAACCCGACGATAAGATACGCAGCACGAGCTTGAAG GTTCAAGGAGGTGGCAATACAGGGAATGCTTTAACTAGTGCCGCACGTTTGGGTCTGACCCCGAGGGTGATTTCTAAG GTTGCTAATGATGGTCAGGGGAGAAGTGTGCTGGAAGAACTAGAAGCTGATGGTGTAGATACTTCTTATATG GTCGCGGAGGAGGGAAATTCACCATTTACTTATGTTATTGTTGACAATGAAAC CTACTCTGGAATTCTTCCAGTGCAGGCAACCCGCATGCAAATACCCATCTTAATTGATGCAGAAAGGAAGAGGGAGGGTTTGGATGATCTTCTTAATCATGCAGATTATGTCGTGTGCTCTGCAAAATTTCCTCAG GCATGGACAACAGCCCCATCAGTTCCAAGTGCACTAGTATCCATGATGCTGAGATTACCACATCTCAAATTTGTAATTGTGACCCTTGGAGGGGATGGCTGTATAATGCTTGAGAGAAGCTCAAATG AAGAGCCAGAATCAAAAGAAATAGATGTAGACAGCTTACTGGAGTCATTGAAGCTGAAGATCGACAGTACTAAGGCCATTCCAACATGTCTCTCATCCAAG TCGAAGATGAGGCTGAGTGCTGGTGGGATTGGTACAGTGAGTGGGAAGTTACTTGTGGGAACGGCAGAGAAGATACCGCCTTCAGAACTCATTGACACCACTGGTGCTGGAGATGCATTTATTGGGGTAATCCTTTATG CTATTTGTGCAGGAATGCCACCGGAGACCATGTTGCCCTTTGCAGCTCAAGTG GCAGCTGCTGGATGTAGGTCTCTTGGTGCTCGGACAGGTCTCCCCAGGCGCACAGACCCACGCTTGGCTCCATTTCTACATTAG
- the LOC131240618 gene encoding uncharacterized protein LOC131240618 isoform X4, which produces MLSISSCPSAITTTSATRLLLLKPPVLAFPFRPKFPINDNSTFLLRAEMSSSSSLSSSMVYADVPSPLPALPEKRIVVGCGAVGLDFLATVATYPKPDDKIRSTSLKVQGGGNTGNALTSAARLGLTPRVISKVAEEGNSPFTYVIVDNETKTRTCIHTPGHPPMTPGDLLQSSLFSALDGARLVYFDGRLHETALVIAKEATRMQIPILIDAERKREGLDDLLNHADYVVCSAKFPQAWTTAPSVPSALVSMMLRLPHLKFVIVTLGGDGCIMLERSSNEEPESKEIDVDSLLESLKLKIDSTKAIPTCLSSKSKMRLSAGGIGTVSGKLLVGTAEKIPPSELIDTTGAGDAFIGVILYAICAGMPPETMLPFAAQVAAAGCRSLGARTGLPRRTDPRLAPFLH; this is translated from the exons ATGCTTTCTATTTCCTCATGTCCCAGCGCAATCACCACAACTTCAGCAACTAGGCTGCTGCTACTGAAACCTCCTGTCTTAGCATTCCCTTTCCGCCCCAAATTCCCTATTAATGACAACTCAACCTTCCTCCTCAG GGCTGAGatgtcgtcgtcgtcgtcgttgTCATCATCGATGGTGTATGCAGATGTTCCATCTCCTCTCCCTGCCTTGCCAGAGAAACGGATAGTC GTAGGTTGTGGTGCAGTTGGCTTGGACTTCTTGGCTACCGTGGCTACATATCCTAAACCCGACGATAAGATACGCAGCACGAGCTTGAAG GTTCAAGGAGGTGGCAATACAGGGAATGCTTTAACTAGTGCCGCACGTTTGGGTCTGACCCCGAGGGTGATTTCTAAG GTCGCGGAGGAGGGAAATTCACCATTTACTTATGTTATTGTTGACAATGAAAC GAAAACTCGTACTTGTATTCATACTCCTGGACACCCTCCCATGACTCCAGGTGACCTTTTGCAATCAAGTTTGTTCTCTGCATTGGACGGTGCAAGACTTGTCTATTTTGATGGAAGATTGCATGAGACTGCTTTAGTTATTGCAAAAGAG GCAACCCGCATGCAAATACCCATCTTAATTGATGCAGAAAGGAAGAGGGAGGGTTTGGATGATCTTCTTAATCATGCAGATTATGTCGTGTGCTCTGCAAAATTTCCTCAG GCATGGACAACAGCCCCATCAGTTCCAAGTGCACTAGTATCCATGATGCTGAGATTACCACATCTCAAATTTGTAATTGTGACCCTTGGAGGGGATGGCTGTATAATGCTTGAGAGAAGCTCAAATG AAGAGCCAGAATCAAAAGAAATAGATGTAGACAGCTTACTGGAGTCATTGAAGCTGAAGATCGACAGTACTAAGGCCATTCCAACATGTCTCTCATCCAAG TCGAAGATGAGGCTGAGTGCTGGTGGGATTGGTACAGTGAGTGGGAAGTTACTTGTGGGAACGGCAGAGAAGATACCGCCTTCAGAACTCATTGACACCACTGGTGCTGGAGATGCATTTATTGGGGTAATCCTTTATG CTATTTGTGCAGGAATGCCACCGGAGACCATGTTGCCCTTTGCAGCTCAAGTG GCAGCTGCTGGATGTAGGTCTCTTGGTGCTCGGACAGGTCTCCCCAGGCGCACAGACCCACGCTTGGCTCCATTTCTACATTAG